A window of the Brassica oleracea var. oleracea cultivar TO1000 chromosome C1, BOL, whole genome shotgun sequence genome harbors these coding sequences:
- the LOC106340750 gene encoding uncharacterized protein At4g02000-like encodes MEAVLKQRPFHFDYWMLALARWHPKRSQLFPSEIPFWVRLIGVPLEFRTVPAFESIGNAIGKTVAVDLDHTRVQVVIDAFKELCFETTVDFKGGEFYEEEEVAVSLRYEKLFGYCPLCFSLCHKEEKCSLYVKNTVKSPERKRESREENGGWSDGGKHDERARSSY; translated from the coding sequence ATGGAGGCAGTGCTCAAGCAACGACCTTTCCACTTTGATTATTGGATGTTAGCTTTGGCACGGTGGCACCCAAAGAGGTCCCAGTTGTTTCCATCTGAGATACCCTTTTGGGTCCGTCTCATTGGAGTCCCGTTGGAGTTCAGAACAGTCCCTGCCTTCGAAAGCATTGGAAATGCTATAGGGAAAACAGTGGCGGTGGATTTGGATCATACCCGTGTCCAAGTGGTGATTGATGCTTTTAAGGAATTGTGTTTTGAAACCACAGTGGATTTCAAAGGGGGAGAGTTCTATGAGGAAGAGGAGGTGGCGGTATCGTTACGTTATGAGAAACTCTTTGGGTATTGTCCTCTTTGCTTCAGTCTATGCCATAAGGAGGAAAAGTGTTCTCTCTATGTGAAGAACACAGTGAAGAGTCCAGAGAGGAAGCGGGAGAGCAGAGAGGAGAATGGAGGATGGTCTGACGGGGGGAAGCATGATGAGAGAGCAAGGAGTAGTTATTAA
- the LOC106328312 gene encoding galactokinase-like gives MAKQEEVSVPIFSSLEPVYGEGSQLDEAKTRLDVLKSKFNQVFDASPQLFARSPGRVNLIGEHVDYEGYCVLPMAIRQDTIIAIRKREGQNQLRIANVNDKYTMCTYPADPHQEIDLQNHKWGHYFICAYKGFHEYAKSKGVNVGSPVGLDVVVDGIVPTGSGLSSSAAFVCSSMIAIMSVFGENFEKKELAQLTCECERHIGTQSGGMDQAISIMAKTGFAELIDFNPVRATDVKLPDGGSFVIAHSLAESQKAVTAAKNYNNRVVECRLASIILGIKLGMEPKEAISKVKTLSDVEGQCVSFAGDRGSSDPVLAVKEYLKEEPYTAEEIEKIVEEKLPSVLNNDPTSLAVLNAATHFKLHQRAVHVYSEARRVHGFKDTVYSNLSDEEKLKKLGDLMNESHYSCSVLYECSCPELEELVQVSRDNGALGARLTGAGWGGCTVSLVKESNVSQFIDTVKEKYYRKRIEKGVVKEEGMELYLFASKPSSGAAIFNF, from the exons ATGGCGAAACAAGAAGAAGTTTCTGTCCCGATCTTCTCATCCCTTGAGCCTGTCTACGGCGAAGGATCTCAGCTCGATGAAGCTAAGACACGGTTAGACGTTTTAAAATCCAAATTCAACCAAGTGTTTGATGCTTCTCCCCAACTCTTCGCTCGTTCTCCCG GAAGAGTGAATTTGATTGGAGAACACGTAGACTATGAGGGATACTGTGTCCTGCCAATGGCTATTCGTCAGGACACCATTATTGCTATTCGGAAACGTGAAGGTCAGAATCAGCTTCGGATCGCAAACGTTAATGATAAGTATACCATGTGTACTTATCCTGCTGATCCTCACCAG GAAATTGACTTGCAGAATCACAAATGGGGTCATTACTTCATTTGCGC GTACAAAGGGTTTCATGAGTATGCAAAGTCAAAAGGGGTGAATGTTGGTTCACCAGTTGGACTTGATGTGGTTGTTGATGGCATTGTTCCTACAG GTTCTGGTTTGTCAAGTTCTGCTGCCTTTGTCTGCTCATCAATGATTGCTATTATGTCTGTCTTTGGTGAGAACTTTGAAAAG AAAGAACTTGCACAACTTACATGTGAATGTGAACGACACATTGGAACACAGTCTGGTGGAATGGACCAG GCAATCTCTATAATGGCTAAGACTGGATTTGCTGAGCTTATTGACTTCAACCCAGTCCGTGCAACCGATGTGAAACTCCCTGATGGTGGGAGTTTTGTGATTGCACACTCTCTTGCAGAGTCTCAGAAGGCGGTCACAGCTGCTAAGAATTACAACAACAGGGTCGTCGAGTGTCGACTTGCTTCG ATCATACTTGGCATTAAGCTTGGAATGGAACCAAAAGAAGCAATATCAAAAGTTAAGACTCTCTCTGATGTGGAGGGACAATGTGTTTCATTTGCTGGTGATCGTGGCTCATCTGATCCTGTTCTAGCTGTGAAGGAATATCTGAAAGAAGAACCATATACGGCCGAGGAGATTGAGAAAATCGTCGAGGAGAAGTTACCATCAGTGTTGAACAATGATCCAACATCTTTAGCTGTACTTAATGCTGCAACGCATTTCAAACTGCATCAG AGAGCTGTACATGTTTACTCTGAAGCTCGGAGAGTTCATGGTTTCAAGGACACTGTATATTCAAACTTAAG TGACGAAGAAAAGTTGAAGAAACTTGGTGATCTCATGAACGAAAGCCATTACAGCTGCAGTGTCCTATACGAGTGCAG TTGCCCGGAGCTAGAAGAACTGGTTCAAGTTTCAAGGGATAATGGAGCACTTGGAGCAAGACTGACTGGAGCTGGATGGGGAGGCTGTACTGTGTCCTTGGTTAAGGAGTCTAACGTCTCTCAGTTCATTGATACAGTCAAG GAGAAGTACTACAGAAAGAGGATAGAGAAAGGAGTGGTGAAGGAAGAAGGTATGGAGCTTTACCTTTTTGCCTCCAAGCCTTCAAGTGGTGCTGCCATCTTCAACTTCTAA
- the LOC106328142 gene encoding huntingtin-interacting protein K-like, with translation MEGAEEAGEEIMVDSKDLQKQSKALDKLTDRVEDRQLDSSRVQSAMASIAASREADLNAKRLREKELASVKINAADVELIVNELELEKNVVERTLRENKGDAVAATMELLSRYPL, from the exons ATGGAGGGAGCAGAAGAAGCTGGAGAGGAGATAATGGTCGATTCAAAGGACTTACAGAAACAAAGCAAAGCTTTAGACAAGCTTACCGATCGCGTCGAGGATCGCCAGCTCGATTCCAGTCGTGTTCAAT CGGCTATGGCTTCGATCGCTGCTTCTAGGGAGGCTGATTTAAATGCGAAGAGATTGAG GGAGAAGGAACTGGCTTCTGTTAAGATCAACGCCGCTGATGTTGAGCTCATTGTCAACGAACTCGAG CTAGAGAAGAATGTGGTGGAGAGAACTTTAAGGGAGAACAAAGGCGATGCCGTTGCTGCTACTATGGAATTGCTCTCACGATATCCTCTATGA
- the LOC106340761 gene encoding uncharacterized protein LOC106340761 gives MGLNLRELRNWVAHPRLIKHLFSAYRRYVPSALVAEVLAVKAAMTAAISSHVSSLLVCSDSKTLISLLKFHGHDVVLKGVLYDIRFLGLSFTSISFQFISRLANVQVDSLAKAALVSMSAPATCVV, from the coding sequence ATGGGACTCAATCTCAGGGAACTGCGGAATTGGGTGGCTCATCCGAGACTCATCAAACACCTTTTCTCCGCATATAGGCGTTACGTTCCTTCAGCTCTGGTGGCTGAAGTGTTGGCGGTTAAAGCAGCTATGACAGCGGCAATCTCCTCACATGTCAGCAGCCTTCTGGTCTGTTCTGATTCAAAGACCCTCATTTCACTCTTGAAGTTTCATGGACATGATGTGGTCCTGAAAGGTGTGCTCTACGACATAAGATTCCTGGGGCTCTCTTTCACCTCTATCTCTTTTCAGTTTATCTCGCGTTTAGCAAATGTACAAGTTGACTCTCTCGCTAAAGCAGCTTTAGTTTCTATGTCTGCACCTGCTACTTGTGTTGTTTGA
- the LOC106327966 gene encoding serine/threonine-protein kinase BCK1/SLK1/SSP31-like, protein METPPAEQLLKKILELEENQEHLKQEMSRLKVSTEIRQRSHSVSPHRPPRRNIGGDGGPSWRKSGAASFRHASPLRKDSRIQGPINLRAGVGGGPGGGGGGPSAGKFTDKQYLNILQSMAQAVHAFDLNMRIIFWNAMAEKLYGYSAAEALGENPINVIADDRDAAFAMNIARRCVRGESWTGEFPVKSKSGERFSAVTTCSPFYDDDGTLIGIICITSNTAPYLNPRISLAKLKAEEGETSFVPARNSFASKLGLDSKEAVISKLGLDSDQPIQTAIASKISNLASKVSNKVRSKMRAGESSSATLSEGGSGDSHHSDHGGVFGATHSDHRDDAASSGASTPRGDFVQSPFGVFTCNEEKFHSKPFKDSSDESDEKPAIHKVITSKAEEWMVKKGLSWPWKGNEQEGSKGRPTHSVWPWVQNGQGKVKTHQIIPSSVVKSESLAFESNKPATNNEGGSMWSSSLNATSTSSASSCGSTSSSVMNKIDDTDSDGLEYEILWEDLTIGEQIGQGSCGTVYHGLWFGSDVAVKVFSKQEYSEDVIQSFRQEVLLMKRLRHPNVLLFMGAVTSPPRLCIMSEFLPRGSLFRLLQRSASKLDWRRRIHMALDIARGMNYLHHCSPPIVHRDLKSSNLLVDKNWTVKVADFGLSRIKHETYLTTKSGKGTPQWMAPEVLRNESADEKSDIYSFGVVLWELATEKIPWETLNAMQVIGAVGFMNQRLEIPKDIDPLWIALMESCWHSDTKLRPTFQELMDKLREMQRKSTIQLQATRAALRDNSPLKDN, encoded by the exons ATGGAGACCCCACCCGCGGAGCAGCTGCTCAAGAAGATACTCGAGCTTGAGGAGAATCAGGAGCATCTGAAGCAGGAGATGTCCAGGCTCAAGGTCTCCACGGAGATTCGGCAGCGATCGCATTCGGTCTCGCCGCATCGTCCGCCGCGGAGAAACATCGGCGGCGACGGAGGTCCGTCGTGGAGGAAGAGCGGCGCCGCGTCGTTTCGCCACGCTTCGCCGCTGCGCAAGGACAGTCGTATCCAAGGCCCGATCAATCTGAGAGCTGGAGTAGGTGGAGGTCCCGGCGGCGGCGGCGGCGGACCATCGGCTGGGAAGTTCACTGATAAACAGTATCTGAATATCTTGCAGTCGATGGCGCAAGCTGTTCATGCTTTCGATCTAAACATGCGAATCATATTCTG GAATGCTATGGCGGAGAAGCTTTATGGCTACTCTGCAGCAGAAGCACTTGGGGAGAATCCGATTAACGTTATTGCGGATGATCGTGACGCTGCTTTCGCTATGAATATTGCTAGGCGTTGTGTGCGTGGAGAGAGCTGGACTGGGGAGTTTCCTGTGAAGAGCAAATCAGGGGAGAGATTCTCAGCTGTCACTACTTGTTCCCCTTTTTATGATGACGACGGGACTCTGATAGGGATCATTTGTATCACGAGTAACACGGCGCCGTATCTGAACCCGAGGATCTCTTTGGCTAAGTTAAAGGCGGAAGAAGGTGAAACGAGCTTTGTGCCTGCAAGGAATAGTTTTGCTTCTAAGCTTGGTTTGGACTCCAAAGAAGCTGTTATATCGAAACTTGGCCTTGACTCTGACCAGCCTATACAAACTGCTATAGCGTCAAAGATATCAAATTTG GCGTCCAAGGTGAGCAACAAGGTAAGGTCGAAAATGCGAGCAGGTGAGAGTAGTAGTGCTACACTCTCTGAGGGTGGTAGTGGGGATAGTCATCATTCGGATCATGGTGGTGTCTTCGGTGCTACTCACTCTGACCACAGGGACGATGCAGCGTCAAGTGGTGCCAGCACGCCAAGAGGGGATTTTGTCCAGTCTCCTTTTGGTGTGTTCACATGTAACGAAGAAAAGTTTCATTCAAAGCCCTTTAAAGATTCCAGTGACGAGAGCGATGAGAAACCTGCGATCCATAAGGTTATCACCTCAAAAGCTGAAGAATGGATGGTGAAGAAAGGTTTGTCATGGCCGTGGAAAGGGAATGAGCAGGAAGGTTCAAAAGGAAGGCCAACTCATTCTGTATGGCCTTGGGTACAGAATGGACAAGGGAAAGTTAAGACTCATCAGATTATTCCTTCTTCTGTTGTTAAGTCTGAAAGCCTTGCCTTTGAAAGTAATAAGCCGGCTACAAATAATGAGGGAGGTAGTATGTGGTCTTCCTCTTTAAATGCAACCAGCACAAGCAGCGCTAGTAGCTGCGGAAGTACCAGCAGCAGTGTGATGAACAAGATTGATGATACTGATAGTGATGGTCTGGAATATGAAATTTTATGGGAGGATTTGACAATTGGAGAACAAATCGGACAAG GTTCATGTGGAACTGTCTACCACGGTCTCTGGTTTGGATCT GATGTAGCTGTTAAAGTGTTCTCCAAGCAAGAATACTCAGAAGACGTTATACAATCGTTTAGACAAGAG GTATTGTTGATGAAAAGACTTAGACATCCTAACGTCCTGCTTTTTATGGGAGCCGTGACTTCACCTCCGCGCCTCTGTATAATGTCCGAGTTCCTTCCACG TGGAAGTCTCTTTCGCCTACTACAGAGGAGTGCATCAAAACTGGATTGGAGGCGGCGTATCCATATGGCTTTGGATATT GCTCGCGGTATGAATTATCTTCACCATTGTAGTCCACCCATCGTCCATCGTGATCTGAAGTCGTCAAATCTGCTGGTAGACAAGAACTGGACCGTTAAA GTAGCTGACTTTGGTCTTTCGCGTATCAAGCATGAGACATACCTAACCACCAAGTCCGGGAAGGGAACG CCTCAATGGATGGCACCAGAAGTTCTTCGAAATGAGTCTGCTGATGAGAA GTCTGACATTTACAGCTTTGGAGTAGTACTCTGGGAGCTTGCCACCGAGAAGATCCCATGGGAAACTCTCAACGCTATGCAG GTGATTGGAGCTGTCGGGTTCATGAACCAGAGGCTGGAAATTCCAAAGGACATTGATCCCTTGTGGATCGCATTAATGGAGAGCTGTTGGCACAG CGATACAAAGCTGAGACCAACATTCCAAGAACTGATGGATAAGCTAAGAGAGATGCAAAGAAAGTCTACAATACAGCTCCAAGCTACTCGTGCTGCCTTACGTGACAACTCCCCCCTCAAGGACAACTAA
- the LOC106328225 gene encoding transcription factor bHLH148-like codes for MASLVSDTEPPTYLNSSPTDLVRRKKRQSASSSAASSRRNNAASATAGDGDSHAPWRSEKQQRSYSANLIQALQQVRLSSSAAETPYPTAQKRGKAFREAADRALAVSARGRTLWSRAILFNRFKLKFRKQKRPRPAAIPAVITRGSSSSSSGRGTKKRRVTVVKLNKKSIPTVNRKVRVLGRLVPGCKKESVPVILEEATDYIQALEMQVRAMKSLAELLSGSGSGSAPPPI; via the coding sequence ATGGCGTCTCTGGTCTCAGACACTGAACCTCCGACTTACTTAAACTCAAGCCCTACAGATCTCGTTCGAAGAAAGAAGAGACAATCCGCTTCCTCCTCCGCCGCATCGTCTCGGAGAAACAACGCAGCTTCCGCAACCGCCGGAGACGGCGATAGCCACGCGCCATGGAGATCGGAGAAGCAGCAGCGTAGCTACTCCGCCAACCTGATCCAGGCGCTGCAACAGGTCCGCCTCAGCTCCTCCGCCGCCGAAACACCATATCCGACGGCGCAGAAGCGAGGGAAAGCCTTCCGGGAAGCCGCCGATCGCGCTCTCGCCGTCTCCGCTCGCGGGAGGACGCTCTGGAGCAGAGCGATCCTCTTTAACCGGTTCAAGCTCAAATTTCGCAAACAGAAGCGGCCGCGACCGGCGGCGATCCCGGCCGTGATCACGAGGGGAAGTAGCAGCAGCAGCAGCGGCAGAGGAACGAAGAAACGGAGAGTGACGGTTGTGAAACTGAATAAGAAGAGTATACCGACGGTTAACCGGAAAGTACGTGTACTCGGCAGGTTAGTTCCGGGTTGCAAGAAAGAATCAGTACCGGTGATTCTAGAAGAAGCAACGGATTACATCCAGGCTTTGGAGATGCAAGTCAGAGCCATGAAGTCTCTAGCTGAGCTTCTCTCCGGCTCAGGCTCAGGCTCGGCTCCTCCACCGATTTGA
- the LOC106328055 gene encoding uncharacterized protein LOC106328055, with translation MKEIQIPRKNFARSSDPATKRLTKDPETKNRKVAEKRQSATFSDASVESAKDPSDSTTPISQVSGAISDSEAESFVQGSSIDLLSTPEISLLADESPASTVTDKDFHIDADRIQSIVDLPASVESLRSEISDLKKLISSAENHEERNWIDGVLTRKSRVVLLAFIIWAVLAAIVVSVRSGEKIAYYGPLPT, from the exons ATGAAGGAAATTCAAATTCCCAGGAAAAACTTTGCGCGCTCATCTGATCCCGCAACGAAGAGACTCACCAAGGATCCTGAGACGAAGAATCGGAAG GTTGCGGAGAAGAGACAGAGCGCGACCTTCTCCGACGCGTCAGTGGAAAGCGCGAAGGATCCATCGGATTCTACTACTCCGATCTCTCAGGTTTCCGGCGCGATCTCCGATTCCGAAGCCGAG AGTTTTGTGCAAGGATCGAGCATAGACCTGTTATCAACGCCAGAGATTTCTCTTCTGGCCGATGAGTCTCCAGCTTCAACCGTTACTGATAAGGATTTCCACATCGACGCCGATCGGATTCAGTCGATCGTGGACTTGCCTGCTTCTGTGGAGTCCTTGCGCTCGGAGATCAGTGACCTGAAGAAACTCATCTCTTCAGCTGAGAATCATGAAGAACGTAACTGGATCGATGGAGTTCTTACTCGCAAATCCCGCGTTGTGCTTTTGGCTTTTATCATTTGGGCTGTCTTGGCTGCGATTGTGGTCTCCGTCAGGTCAGGAGAGAAGATTGCTTACTATGGACCACTTCCAACTTGA